A genomic window from Sceloporus undulatus isolate JIND9_A2432 ecotype Alabama chromosome 9, SceUnd_v1.1, whole genome shotgun sequence includes:
- the LCK gene encoding tyrosine-protein kinase Lck — MGCCCSLDYEWDEDIEICETCHYPIDLAAKNQRLALNGSELYNPLLSPDSAPPPSSPLQDKLVVALYDYDSTHEGDLVLRTGEQLRVLEESGEWWKAQSLTTGKVGYIPCNFVAKMNSLEQEPWFFKALSRKDAERQLLTAGNTHGAFLIRESESTKGSFSLSVRDFDQNQGEVVKHYKIRNMDNGGFYISPRITFDSLHNLVEHYMRNTDGLCTRLGKPCQTQKPQKPWWQDEWEVPRENLKLEEKLGAGQFGEVWKGMYNGHTKVAIKSLKQGTMSPEAFLAEANLMKKLRHPRLVRLYAVVTQRPMYIITEFMEKGNLVDFLKGPEGSKLTIYKLLDMSAQIAEGMAFLEKKNYIHRDLRAANILVSEALCCKIADFGLARLIEDDEYTAQEGAKFPIKWTAPEAINYGTFTIKSDVWSFGVLLTEIITYGRIPYPGMSNPEVIQNLERGYRMPAPENCPPELYKLMLLCWKDSPEQRPTFEFLKGVLEDFFTATEGQYEQQV; from the exons ATGGGTTGCTGTTGCAGTTTGGACTATGAGTGGGATGAGGATATTGAAATCTGCGAGACGTGTCACTACCCCATTGACCTCGCTGCTAAGAACCAG AGGCTGGCTTTAAATGGCTCCGAGTTGTACAACCCGCTCTTATCTCCGGATTCGGCGCCTCCTCCCAGTTCACCTCTTCAAG ataAACTGGTGGTCGCATTGTATGATTATGACTCGACCCATGAAGGAGACTTGGTGCTCCGGACGGGCGAACAGCTCCGGGTTTTGGAAGA GTCTGGGGAATGGTGGAAAGCGCAGTCGCTCACAACGGGGAAAGTGGGCTACATCCCATGCAACTTCGTCGCGAAGATGAACAGTCTGGAACAAGAGCC GTGGTTTTTCAAAGCTCTCAGCAGGAAGGATGCCGAGCGACAGCTCTTGACCGCGGGCAACACACACGGCGCCTTCCTCATCCGGGAAAGCGAATCCACCAAAG GTTCCTTCAGCCTCTCCGTACGAGACTTTGACCAGAACCAAGGGGAAGTTGTGAAGCACTACAAGATCCGCAACATGGACAACGGCGGCTTCTACATCTCCCCCCGCATCACCTTCGACAGCTTGCACAACCTGGTGGAGCATTATATGC GTAACACGGATGGCCTTTGCACCCGGCTTGGCAagccctgccagacccagaagccacagaagccctggtggcagGACGAATGGGAAGTGCCACGCGAAAACCTCAAGCTGGAGGAGAAACTGGGAGCAGGCCAGTTTGGAGAAGTCTGGAAGG GTATGTATAATGGACACACCAAGGTGGCTATCAAGAGTCTAAAGCAAGGCACCATGTCTCCCGAAGCCTTCCTCGCCGAAGCCAACCTGATGAAGAAACTGCGGCACCCGCGGCTGGTGCGGCTATATGCTGTGGTGACCCAGAGGCCCATGTACATCATCACCGAATTCATGGAAAAAG GCAACTTGGTGGACTTTCTGAAAGGCCCCGAAGGCAGCAAACTGACCATCTATAAACTGCTGGACATGTCAGCTCAG ATAGCAGAAGGGATGGCCTTCCTTGAGAAGAAGAATTACATCCATCGTGACCTGAGGGCTGCCAACATCCTGGTTTCGGAGGCGCTCTGCTGCAAGATTGCCGATTTTGGCTTGGCTCGGCTTATCGAGGATGATGAATACACGGCTCAGGAAG GCGCCAAGTTCCCCATCAAGTGGACAGCTCCGGAGGCCATTAATTACGGGACGTTCACCATCAAATCCGACGTCTGGTCCTTTGGTGTCCTGCTGACTGAAATCATCACCTACGGACGGATTCCTTATCCAG GGATGAGCAACCCAGAAGTCATCCAAAACCTGGAACGCGGCTATCGAATGCCGGCCCCAGAAAACTGTCCTCCGGAGCTCTACAAACTGATGCTGCTGTGTTGGAAGGACAGCCCTGAGCAGCGGCCGACCTTTGAGTTCCTGAAAGGGGTCTTGGAGGACTTTTTCACCGCCACCGAAGGACAATACGAGCAGCAGGTCTGA
- the FAM167B gene encoding protein FAM167B: MALVRFKELGEEESNSEDEDLESVKALTAKLKLQTRRPSYLEWKAHVQSPSWKNGLRTLQEKQGEETVVTATKEDHQAPGAMGSICGFPTIAEAFEWLRTELREMQALDHQLARQLMSLRAQIHRLKVEQACHQHKEMLDDATFGLEGCEEDSDLLCNIPPKMAFLLSTPLKHIGVTRMNINSRRFSLC, encoded by the exons ATGGCTCTAGTGAGGTTCAAGGAGCTAGGAGAAGAGGAGTCCAACTCGGAGGACGAGGACCTCGAAAGCGTCAAGGCCTTGACCGCAAAGCTGAAGTTGCAAACGCGGCGCCCTTCCTACCTGGAGTGGAAGGCCCATGTGCAAAGTCCCTCCTGGAAGAATGGCCTCAGGACCCTCCAGGAAAAGCAGGGCGAGGAGACAGTGGTGACCGCCACCAAGGAAGACCACCAAGCCCCAGGGGCAATGGGCAGCATCTGTGGGTTTCCTACCATTGCAGAAGCCTTTGAGTGGCTCAGGACGGAACTG CGGGAGATGCAAGCCTTGGACCACCAACTGGCCCGGCAACTGATGTCTCTGCGTGCTCAGATCCACCGGCTGAAGGTGGAGCAGGCCTGCCACCAACACAAGGAGATGCTGGACGACGCCACTTTCGGACTGGAGGGCTGCGAAGAGGACTCCGACCTGCTCTGCAACATCCCTCCCAAGATGGCTTTCCTCTTGTCCACCCCACTCAAGCACATTGGCGTCACACGCATGAACATCAACTCCCGGCGTTTCTCTCTGTGCTGA
- the LOC121915908 gene encoding myotubularin-related protein 9-like isoform X2, protein MEFAELIKTAKVDNVVLSCPGLQPVVGTLCITSHHLLLSSQTEAANGEQNQIELWLLIRNVDAIEKRLTNASGTITLKCKDLKILQLEIPGMEECLNIASSIEALASLESVMMMYPFFYRPQSMKLENGWQPHALEKYYQQIASDTGTWRLSSVNEDFGTCSSYPPVVMVPASVDDTTLKKSAYFRHGRRFPILSYYHKKNGTVMLRSSQPLVGPHRKRCREDEQLLGAVLAEGDRGFVLDTRSTQAAKQAQVMGGGMEHRSSYPGWKRLHRALERGRPLQESFIKLVETCNDPSPNMDRWLSKLEASKWLSHVKESLSTACLAAQCMEREKACVLVHGAEGTDTTLLVTALAQVILDPDCRTMVGFQELLEREWIQAGHPFCLRCAHSAYSHARLKQESPTFLLFLDCVWQLERQFPLSLEFNEHFLLTLFEHSYASPYGTFLCNNEKERKLCEVKAKTHSLWPWLNSERQKYLNPLYTCNPLVIWPSVEPQSILLWQGLFLRWVRSSHYVDEAWTEILKVAGNCKAHTTQLGGTTSTQTEAQTLSEAENEAQTKDRL, encoded by the exons ATGGAGTTCGCAGAGTTGATCAAGACCGCTAAAGTGGACAACGTGGTCCTTTCGTGTCCAGGGCTCCAGCCGGTCGTGGGGACCCTCTGCATCACCAGCCACCACCTGCTTTTATCATCCCAGACAGAGGCGGCAAACGGGGAGCAAAACCAGATTGAGCTGTGGCTTCTCATCCGCAACGTGGATGCCATTGAGAAAAG GCTCACAAATGCATCAGGTACTATCACTCTCAAATGCAAAGACTTGAAGATTTTGCAGCTGGAAATCCCAGGGATGGAGGAATGCCTCAACATTGCCAGTTCCATCGAG GCCCTCGCCTCTCTGGAATCGGTCATGATGATGTACCCCTTCTTCTACAGACCCCAAAGCATGAAGCTGGAAAATGGATGGCAGCCCCATGCTCTTGAGAAGTACTACCAGCAAATAGCTTCAGAT ACAGGCACCTGGAGGCTCAGCTCCGTCAATGAGGATTTTGGGACGTGCTCCTCTTACCCGCCAGTCGTCATGGTGCCCGCCTCGGTGGACGACACAACCCTTAAGAAGAGTGCCTACTTCCGCCACGGGAGACGGTTCCCTATCCTGAGTTACTACCACAAAAAGAATGGGACA GTGATGCTCCGCAGCAGTCAGCCCTTGGTGGGACCCCACCGGAAGCGCTGCCGGGAAGACGAGCAACTGCTAGGCGCTGTGTTGGCGGAGGGAGACCGCGGCTTCGTCCTGGACACACGCTCCACCCAGGCAGCCAAACAGGCCCAGGTGATGGGGGGCGGCATGGAGCACCGGAGCTCCTATCCCGGCTGGAAGAGGCTCCACCGAGCCCTGGAGAG AGGTCGACCCCTCCAGGAAAGCTTCATCAAACTTGTCGAGACCTGCAATGACCCATCGCCAAACATGGACCGCTGGCTGAGCAAGCTAGAAGCTTCCAAATGGCTCTCCCATGTCAAGGAGTCACTGAGCACTGCCTGCCTGGCAGCTCAATGCATGGAAAG AGAGAAGGCCTGCGTCCTGGTGCATGGAGCCGAGGGGACTGATACTACCTTGCTGGTGACAGCTCTCGCCCAGGTCATCCTGGACCCCGACTGCAGGACGATGGTGGGCTTCCAGGAGCTGCTGGAGCGGGAATGGATACAG GCTGGGCACCCATTCTGCCTCCGCTGTGCCCACTCAGCTTATTCTCATGCCCGGCTGAAACAGGAATCGCctaccttcctccttttcctggactgCGTCTGGCAGTTGGAACGGCAGTTCCCTTTATCGCTGGAATTCAATGAACATTTCCTACTGACCCTGTTTGAACACAGCTACGCATCGCCCTACGGGACCTTCTTGTGCAACAACGAGAAAGAAAG GAAGCTCTGTGAAGTGAAAGCCAAGACTCATTCCCTCTGGCCCTGGCTCAACAGCGAAAGGCAAAAGTACCTGAACCCACTGTATACTTGCAACCCTTTGGTCATCTGGCCATCCGTGGAGCCTCAAAGCATCCTCCTCTGGCAAG GTTTATTTCTACGTTGGGTGCGTTCATCCCATTACGTAGATGAAGCATGGACAGAAATCCTAAAAGTAGCTGGAAACTGCAAAGCCCACACAACACAACTGGGTGGGACAACATCAACACAGACTGAAGCACAAACCCTTTCAGAAGCAGAAAACGAAGCACAGACCAAAGATCGCCTATGA
- the LOC121915908 gene encoding myotubularin-related protein 9-like isoform X1: protein MEFAELIKTAKVDNVVLSCPGLQPVVGTLCITSHHLLLSSQTEAANGEQNQIELWLLIRNVDAIEKSVQNLSWYHPSSPRTNGFPRETRLTNASGTITLKCKDLKILQLEIPGMEECLNIASSIEALASLESVMMMYPFFYRPQSMKLENGWQPHALEKYYQQIASDTGTWRLSSVNEDFGTCSSYPPVVMVPASVDDTTLKKSAYFRHGRRFPILSYYHKKNGTVMLRSSQPLVGPHRKRCREDEQLLGAVLAEGDRGFVLDTRSTQAAKQAQVMGGGMEHRSSYPGWKRLHRALERGRPLQESFIKLVETCNDPSPNMDRWLSKLEASKWLSHVKESLSTACLAAQCMEREKACVLVHGAEGTDTTLLVTALAQVILDPDCRTMVGFQELLEREWIQAGHPFCLRCAHSAYSHARLKQESPTFLLFLDCVWQLERQFPLSLEFNEHFLLTLFEHSYASPYGTFLCNNEKERKLCEVKAKTHSLWPWLNSERQKYLNPLYTCNPLVIWPSVEPQSILLWQGLFLRWVRSSHYVDEAWTEILKVAGNCKAHTTQLGGTTSTQTEAQTLSEAENEAQTKDRL from the exons ATGGAGTTCGCAGAGTTGATCAAGACCGCTAAAGTGGACAACGTGGTCCTTTCGTGTCCAGGGCTCCAGCCGGTCGTGGGGACCCTCTGCATCACCAGCCACCACCTGCTTTTATCATCCCAGACAGAGGCGGCAAACGGGGAGCAAAACCAGATTGAGCTGTGGCTTCTCATCCGCAACGTGGATGCCATTGAGAAAAG TGTTCAGAATTTAAGCTGGTATCATCCAAGTTCCCCCCGGACTAATGGCTTCCCTCGAGAGACCAG GCTCACAAATGCATCAGGTACTATCACTCTCAAATGCAAAGACTTGAAGATTTTGCAGCTGGAAATCCCAGGGATGGAGGAATGCCTCAACATTGCCAGTTCCATCGAG GCCCTCGCCTCTCTGGAATCGGTCATGATGATGTACCCCTTCTTCTACAGACCCCAAAGCATGAAGCTGGAAAATGGATGGCAGCCCCATGCTCTTGAGAAGTACTACCAGCAAATAGCTTCAGAT ACAGGCACCTGGAGGCTCAGCTCCGTCAATGAGGATTTTGGGACGTGCTCCTCTTACCCGCCAGTCGTCATGGTGCCCGCCTCGGTGGACGACACAACCCTTAAGAAGAGTGCCTACTTCCGCCACGGGAGACGGTTCCCTATCCTGAGTTACTACCACAAAAAGAATGGGACA GTGATGCTCCGCAGCAGTCAGCCCTTGGTGGGACCCCACCGGAAGCGCTGCCGGGAAGACGAGCAACTGCTAGGCGCTGTGTTGGCGGAGGGAGACCGCGGCTTCGTCCTGGACACACGCTCCACCCAGGCAGCCAAACAGGCCCAGGTGATGGGGGGCGGCATGGAGCACCGGAGCTCCTATCCCGGCTGGAAGAGGCTCCACCGAGCCCTGGAGAG AGGTCGACCCCTCCAGGAAAGCTTCATCAAACTTGTCGAGACCTGCAATGACCCATCGCCAAACATGGACCGCTGGCTGAGCAAGCTAGAAGCTTCCAAATGGCTCTCCCATGTCAAGGAGTCACTGAGCACTGCCTGCCTGGCAGCTCAATGCATGGAAAG AGAGAAGGCCTGCGTCCTGGTGCATGGAGCCGAGGGGACTGATACTACCTTGCTGGTGACAGCTCTCGCCCAGGTCATCCTGGACCCCGACTGCAGGACGATGGTGGGCTTCCAGGAGCTGCTGGAGCGGGAATGGATACAG GCTGGGCACCCATTCTGCCTCCGCTGTGCCCACTCAGCTTATTCTCATGCCCGGCTGAAACAGGAATCGCctaccttcctccttttcctggactgCGTCTGGCAGTTGGAACGGCAGTTCCCTTTATCGCTGGAATTCAATGAACATTTCCTACTGACCCTGTTTGAACACAGCTACGCATCGCCCTACGGGACCTTCTTGTGCAACAACGAGAAAGAAAG GAAGCTCTGTGAAGTGAAAGCCAAGACTCATTCCCTCTGGCCCTGGCTCAACAGCGAAAGGCAAAAGTACCTGAACCCACTGTATACTTGCAACCCTTTGGTCATCTGGCCATCCGTGGAGCCTCAAAGCATCCTCCTCTGGCAAG GTTTATTTCTACGTTGGGTGCGTTCATCCCATTACGTAGATGAAGCATGGACAGAAATCCTAAAAGTAGCTGGAAACTGCAAAGCCCACACAACACAACTGGGTGGGACAACATCAACACAGACTGAAGCACAAACCCTTTCAGAAGCAGAAAACGAAGCACAGACCAAAGATCGCCTATGA